The following proteins are encoded in a genomic region of Phaeodactylum tricornutum CCAP 1055/1 chromosome 1, whole genome shotgun sequence:
- a CDS encoding predicted protein yields MVEATARKEETDVAEGPGSSTDNPPVSVDEIRQRRPTTFEPLETNTKRTPTVSYPTDANDSAITDTTESPLQNSSTTAGAMQTEEDEEIDAELQAALAMSLEQHAVTQTSAGERNGFPDPPDNSTVEEFKDDELILQACYESRQPFDVLGFHNLMWDASITTENDKLRWIGQGFQFGKSADNDASKSKVGQRVSLLEASSVTSTAALQMEARLSTFSPTKTNSTDALNSEQVTAEMNPQTWGLIQNQGGPCGILAAVQAEILRVLLWGRPRPFECPPRLALPQGPIGDIDSSSDFPPLTSEVMETVLAQAIAIIIARATLTPSKVPEGENGQDRSTTTDYFSSVKARVVLPEYSNGVLLDAGLRWRDLEPWSAIDTESSPSPTAVSSVLQTFAVEVPASVTLTGPKRQKRDGVGVIEETSSLEDKILRLARVISTFLMTPLQQSPKGNATSPSRPINFFQNSGGVLFLTMSIVASRGKSRIQNEFDDPINTRLTSQFGHCGQELINVCLIGQAVSNVFDNDVNLGETVCRGISSQPAIGYLSQLESMRYCEVGSYYKSPKFPVWVVGSTGHFTVLFGDADALRESQSDVLLERCRRAFKSNEECDENGFIQTSQLGRVLEALELNIGSETRVQTLAATLEVSGAGIILWEDFWKATSRLLTGATLEMILQGGECTAIDLTSEVDEPRPLMGMELLRHGLLPGNDDQKLTSRSNETDEEMARRLASEWELQSQSHNTTDGMLVLSHAAGVASPLRAESSGQQLSDEELARQLQAEWDVEFPAAGASCSIDAVNGSPTPVLSEPDELAWDAVEESDSKPSAKPTYSQNGRDTHLDLEHYGDSLPLCHYNGLQGGNLITFRVTKLSAVEAVGASTSLNGGRKSSGSGDLEDVVRTKWPSCIVDWLGNKPPFID; encoded by the coding sequence ATGGTGGAAGCAACGGCAAGGAAAGAAGAGACAGATGTCGCAGAAGGACCTGGGTCATCTACCGACAACCCGCCTGTATCCGTCGATGAAATTCGGCAACGAAGACCCACGACGTTCGAACCACTAGAAACTAACACGAAACGAACGCCAACAGTATCATACCCAACCGACGCTAATGATTCCGCCATCACAGATACAACGGAGTCCCCTTTACAAAATTCTTCAACAACGGCTGGAGCTATGCAAACggaggaagatgaagaaataGACGCCGAACTCCAAGCCGCCTTGGCAATGTCGTTGGAGCAGCATGCTGTCACGCAAACCAGTGCGGGGGAAAGGAACGGATTTCCCGATCCTCCTGATAACAGTACAGTGGAAGAGTTCAAAGATGATGAACTGATCTTACAGGCATGTTACGAATCGCGACAACCATTTGATGTGCTCGGCTTTCACAACCTCATGTGGGATGCTTCCATCACGACGGAGAATGACAAATTGCGTTGGATCGGGCAGGGTTTTCAATTTGGCAAAAGTGCGGACAACGATGCTAGCAAATCTAAAGTAGGGCAGAGAGTGTCGTTATTGGAGGCCTCGTCTGTTACTTCTACTGCCGCACTACAAATGGAAGCACGGCTTTCAACGTTCAGCCCAACCAAGACTAACAGCACCGATGCTCTTAATTCAGAACAAGTTACAGCAGAAATGAATCCGCAAACTTGGGGATTGATTCAAAATCAGGGCGGCCCGTGTGGTATTTTGGCAGCAGTACAGGCGGAAATCCTACGTGTTTTGCTATGGGGGAGGCCGAGGCCATTTGAGTGCCCGCCGAGGCTGGCATTGCCACAGGGCCCTATAGGTGACATAGACTCATCGAGTGACTTCCCTCCATTGACGTCGGAGGTGATGGAAACGGTGTTGGCGCAAGCGATTGCTATCATAATTGCTCGGGCCACACTGACCCCTAGTAAAGTCCCCGAAGGCGAAAATGGACAAGACCGTTCAACGACGACGGATTACTTCTCTTCTGTCAAGGCACGCGTTGTGCTGCCAGAATACTCGAACGGCGTTTTGCTAGACGCCGGTTTAAGGTGGAGAGACTTAGAACCGTGGAGTGCGATTGATACAGAGTCGTCTCCATCGCCTACTGCGGTATCCTCGGTCCTGCAAACGTTCGCTGTGGAAGTGCCGGCATCTGTGACACTTACTGGACCAAAAAGGCAAAAGCGCGATGGCGTGGGTGTCATTGAAGAGACCTCGAGTCTGGAAGATAAGATTCTGCGACTGGCCCGCGTTATTTCTACTTTTTTGATGACTCCGTTACAGCAATCGCCGAAGGGAAATGCGACTAGCCCTTCTCGTCCAATaaatttttttcaaaattctGGTGGTGTGTTGTTTCTGACAATGTCAATTGTGGCATCACGCGGAAAATCTCGCATTCAGAACGAATTTGACGATCCAATCAATACTCGATTGACTTCTCAGTTTGGACACTGTGGTCAAGAGCTCATCAATGTTTGCTTAATTGGTCAAGCTGTTTCAAATGTATTTGATAATGATGTTAACTTGGGAGAGACAGTATGTCGGGGAATATCTAGCCAACCAGCGATTGGTTACCTATCTCAGCTTGAATCAATGCGCTACTGTGAAGTGGGCAGCTATTATAAATCTCCCAAATTTCCTGTTTGGGTTGTGGGTTCGACTGGTCATTTTACGGTCTTGTTTGGTGATGCAGATGCTTTGAGAGAATCCCAGAGTGATGTGCTTCTTGAAAGATGTCGCCGAGCTTTCAAGTCCAACGAAGAATGTGACGAAAACGGATTTATTCAAACGTCTCAGTTGGGTCGAGTTCTTGAGGCACTGGAATTGAACATCGGAAGCGAGACCCGTGTCCAGACGCTAGCCGCCACACTGGAAGTGTCAGGTGCTGGCATTATTTTATGGGAGGACTTCTGGAAGGCTACGAGTCGTCTACTGACGGGTGCAACCCTCGAAATGATTCTACAAGGGGGAGAATGTACAGCGATTGATTTGACGAGCGAAGTTGACGAACCACGCCCGTTGATGGGGATGGAACTATTGAGGCATGGTCTTTTGCCAGGAAATGATGATCAAAAGCTCACGTCGAGATCAAACGAAACGGATGAAGAAATGGCAAGACGTTTAGCGAGTGAATGGGAGCTGCAGTCACAGTCGCATAACACTACAGATGGGATGTTGGTATTGAGTCACGCGGCGGGAGTAGCCAGCCCGTTGAGAGCGGAATCATCGGGTCAGCAGCTTTCGGACGAAGAGCTGGCTAGGCAATTACAGGCTGAATGGGACGTCGAGTTTCCGGCAGCCGGGGCTAGTTGCAGTATTGATGCAGTGAACGGATCGCCGACACCAGTTTTATCGGAACCTGACGAGTTAGCGTGGGATGCCGTGGAAGAGTCAGATTCTAAACCATCTGCCAAACCTACTTATTCTCAGAATGGCCGTGATACTCACCTCGATCTGGAGCACTATGGGGATTCTCTTCCATTGTGTCATTACAACGGTCTTCAAGGTGGAAATTTGATCACATTCCGTGTCACCAAGCTGAGTGCAGTTGAGGCAGTAGGTGCGAGTACGTCTTTGAATGGCGGTAGGAAGTCTTCAGGATCAGGTGATTTGGAAGATGTCGTACGGACTAAATGGCCGTCGTGTATCGTCGATTGGCTAGGCAATAAACCTCCTTTTATCGATTAA
- a CDS encoding predicted protein, with protein SKVHGWGLFADQPFIKGDVVAEYLGEYISYAVADNREKIYQEQRIQDYQFRLDEKLVIDATLKGGPARYINHNCTPNCFAKIVSGEPPSPCLKRVIIIAQQEISINEEISYDYQFPLELDLSERIPCNCQSDACRGFMN; from the coding sequence AGTAAAGTTCACGGATGGGGTCTCTTCGCTGACCAACCTTTCATAAAAGGCGATGTTGTGGCCGAATATCTTGGTGAATATATTTCGTATGCAGTGGCTGATAACAGAGAAAAAATTTATCAGGAGCAACGCATACAGGATTATCAATTCCGACTGGATGAAAAACTTGTCATTGATGCAACCTTAAAAGGCGGACCTGCCCGATACATCAACCACAATTGCACACCAAACTGCTTTGCAAAGATTGTGTCAGGAGAACCTCCCAGTCCTTGTTTGAAACGTGTGATTATTATTGCGCAGCAAGAGATCAGCATTAATGAGGAGATTTCATATGACTACCAATTCCCACTTGAGCTGGACCTTTCCGAACGCATTCCCTGTAACTGTCAATCTGATGCGTGTCGCGGGTTTATGAAT
- a CDS encoding predicted protein has translation GKGGKNRRRGKGDGEESKRELEFKEDGQEYAQVVKMLGNGRCECFCFDGVTRLGHIRGKMRKKVWITAGDIVLVAKRDFQDEKVDIVHKYSADEARNLKQYGELPETARINETAVDMAMAGDENDDDIGIDFDDI, from the exons GGCAAAGGCGGAAAGAATCGGAGAAGGGGAAAGGGTGACGGTGAAGAGAGTAAGCGTGAACTTGAATTTAAGGAAGATG GCCAGGAATACGCGCAGGTGGTAAAGATGCTGGGAAACGGTCGGTGTGAATGCTTTTGCTTTGATGGTGTGACACGTTTGGGACACATTCGTGGTAAAATGCGCAAAAAGGTCTGGATCACGGCAGGTGACATTGTACTTGTGGCAAAGCGTGACTTTCAGGACGAGAAGGTGGATATCGTCCACAAGTATTCTGCAGACGAAGCACGTAATCTGAAACAATATGGAGAATTGCCCGAAACAGCACGTATCAATGAAACCGCAGTCGATATGGCCATGGCCGGAGATGAGAACGATGATGATATTGGTATTGATTTTGATGATATTTAG
- a CDS encoding predicted protein, which translates to MMGHFWAAREYLTPTLKTSAFLEKGVLTPDEFVRAGDELVFRCPTWSWQGNSRGSGSQASATKTYLPAGKQYLVTRNVPCQARVASMETAMDLQRGEDDEGDWLISNFIQHKERCIEDEFDILDETGEIMDVPKTATLEESDGNDEYADMADFEDDNVIRDDVATAVVVDRDDNLIKTRTYDLSITYDKYYQTPRVWMMGMSAEGQPLSGQEMMEDVISDYANKTVTIEAHPHVSGPHASIHPCQHGKVMKTIVRNLMQSSTDGDEGPSVEMYIFIFLKFVSSIIPTINYDFTMDVTASTSK; encoded by the coding sequence ATGATGGGTCATTTCTGGGCGGCCCGGGAATACTTGACGCCAACGCTGAAAACATCGgcgtttttggaaaaaggcgTATTGACACCTGACGAGTTTGTCCGAGCCGGAGACGAGCTTGTGTTTCGGTGTCCTACTTGGAGTTGGCAAGGCAACAGTAGGGGTAGCGGTTCCCAGGCGTCTGCGACAAAAACATATTTGCCTGCCGGGAAGCAATACTTGGTTACGCGGAATGTTCCGTGTCAAGCAAGAGTGGCGAGTATGGAAACGGCGATGGACTTGCAACGGGGTGAAGATGATGAAGGGGATTGGCTGATTTCGAATTTCATCCAGCATAAGGAACGATGCATTGAAGACGAGTTCGATATTTTGGACGAGACTGGGGAAATTATGGATGTGCCCAAAACGGCTACTCTGGAAGAAAGTGATGGTAACGATGAATATGCCGACATGGCAGactttgaagacgacaatgTTATCAGGGATGACGTTGCTACGGCGGTGGTCGTAGATCGCGATGATAATCTCATCAAGACTCGCACATATGATTTGTCCATAACCTATGACAAATACTATCAAACTCCCCGGGTATGGATGATGGGCATGTCCGCGGAAGGGCAGCCCCTTTCGGGACAGGAAATGATGGAAGATGTAATCTCCGATTACGCTAACAAAACGGTCACAATTGAAGCTCATCCTCATGTGAGTGGACCACATGCTAGTATCCATCCCTGTCAGCATGGAAAAGTGATGAAAACGATTGTGCGCAATCTCATGCAGTCCTCCACTGATGGAGACGAAGGGCCTTCGGTAGAAATGTACATCTTCATCTTTCTAAAGTTCGTGAGTTCCATCATTCCCACCATTAATTACGACTTCACCATGGATGTCACCGCATCGACGAGTAAATGA
- a CDS encoding predicted protein yields MAPNATAATGAGVTDDDAPAVPTHSIAMKLLDVRLQPATAILTSVTGEFTDVGRHEIAALKAGGMIEIYRIVTVVTEDADGEDDASNATSKTVIKLILRVETRSVLRSCAVVRFPGEKRDVLAVTADSGALSILDFLNSTCKILHCAVFGKTACRRATPGQYVASDPKGRAVLVAATEKRKLVYVLNNRSAENAATSLVASPLEAHRARTITFDVVGIDNGYDNPIFAALELQYPEQEDAAATTWTASAVEKQLAYYELDLGLNHVSRRWATTTHRSACCLAALPGGADGPGGVLVGGEDWVEYVHEAASTSSNHIRNLACSIPRRELHPSDKGILITSIVVHRQKKSKFFALAQSELGDVYKIIVQLNEPDKTKVVGMEIALLDTLPNVNALNVSKLGMLFAAASFGDHHLYQFERIDLPDAPKNTSDEATKALTASGSTVLTTALASEIASKFVPTVLQNLRKIHSLDNPSPTTGVLVGELAGNEVSPQIYALTGSGPTSALRVTRHGASVTELAVSELPGVPGAIFTIGTGNTAGGKKLDQFIVVSFADATLVLSVGETVEEVGKESGFLTNSPTLACSALGSDGALCQVHPVGVRHIQNGQAKQWHCPGLKRIECASANESQVIVALAGGEIIYFELDPMSGNLMESATREMGADVCCLDVGTIPKGRSRSLFAVVGCRDQTVRVISLEPDKTKILSQRSSTALKARPHSVALQMMNAGVANSNANVDDLTLIIGLDDGSSLRASIDPITGSIGTSPTRRFLGARPVAVSRISLESNPATLLLSSRPWITRRDAASGKHIMAPLSYAPLDHGCSFSSDAVSEGIVATAGKTLRILSIESSGMEGGDDEAFNTNKIPLRYTPRQMTLMSATPSNAQERKVVLVVVESDCNEYGEKTGGKEDDAMDVDSDDEGRKEDLNQGDDEDDEEEKAMRRTSIRGPVPSSPGHWGSCVRLLDPSNSCTTLDCIEMGRNEAALCCASVRFHSKGGEPLLAVGTVTGMTMHPLKQDSSHIVIYRIVNGDRFQLLHRTSVDDGPVLSLAHFQGRLLVGIGTTLRLYEMGKRQLLRKSELRNFPTFVKTVQTVGERAYIGDMMQSIQIVRYDVSANRLVLIANDASPRPIVCQELLDWNTVAVGDKFGNISVMRLPRGADTSAIDVTGQRALWDSSREDMIPKLELLCQYYVGEVVTSMTRSSLVAGGAESLIYVTVSGRIGAFVPFTNRNDVDFYSQLESELRGDASRPTGRDPQSYRSYYAPMMHVVDGDLCDAFNSLGPEKQNKIAEKLDRTVGEIMKKLEDTRNALL; encoded by the exons ATGGCGCCCAACGCTACTGCAGCTACCGGTGCTGGCGTCACTGATGACGATGCACCCGCAGTTCCGACGCATTCTATTGCCATGAAGCTGTTGGATGTACGTCTGCAACCGGCTACGGCTATTTTGACTTCGGTCACGGGCGAGTTCACCGACGTGGGTCGACACGAAATTGCCGCACTTAAGGCCGGGGGTATGATTGAAATTTACAGGATTGTGACAGTGGTGACCGAAGACGCGGACGGTGAGGACGACGCCAGCAACGCTACAAGCAAAACGGTGATCAAGTTAATTTTGCGTGTGGAAACCCGCAGTGTACTTCGTTCTTGTGCGGTGGTACGCTTTCCGGGAGAAAAACGCGACGTTCTTGCCGTTACAGCCGATAGTGGGGCCTTGTCTATTCTAGATTTTCTAAACAGCACCTGCAAGATTCTGCATTGCGCCGTGTTTGGCAAAACAGCCTGTCGGCGTGCGACGCCGGGACAGTACGTCGCGAGTGATCCCAAAGGACGAGCCGTACTCGTGGCGGCTACGGAAAAACGCAAACTGGTTTACGTTTTGAACAATCGTAGTGCCGAGAATGCCGCGACTTCGCTGGTGGCGAGTCCGTTGGAAGCGCATCGGGCCAGGACTATTACGTTTGATGTCGTTGGTATAGACAACGGCTACGACAACCCAATTTTTGCCGCTTTGGAATTACAGTACCCGGAACAAGAAGACGCGGCTGCCACGACGTGGACTGCGTCCGCAGTGGAAAAGCAACTTGCTTATTACGAATTAGACTTGGGTCTAAATCATGTAAGTCGCCGATGGGCGACAACGACACACCGATCTGCATGCTGTTTGGCGGCCCTGCCTGGTGGTGCCGACGGGCCCGGCGGAGTCCTGGTGGGAGGCGAAGATTGGGTGGAATACGTACACGAAGCCGCGTCCACGTCCTCCAACCATATTCGTAACCTAGCATGTTCCATCCCCCGTCGTGAACTCCATCCGTCCGACAAGGGCATTCTCATCACGAGCATTGTTGTACATCGccaaaagaaatcgaaattTTTTGCCTTGGCCCAGTCAGAACTGGGGGATGTTTACAAAATTATAGTTCAGTTAAACGAACCTGACAAGACCAAAGTGGTTGGGATGGAAATTGCTCTTCTGGATACTTTGCCCAACGTGAACGCATTAAATGTGAGCAAGTTGGGCATGCTTTTTGCCGCAGCTTCGTTTGGCGATCATCACTTGTATCAGTTTGAACGCATTGATTTGCCTGACGCTCCAAAAAATACCAGTGATGAGGCGACCAAGGCATTGACCGCCAGTGGTAGCACAGTATTGACGACGGCATTAGCATCTGAAATTGCTTCTAAATTCGTGCCAACTGTGTTGCAAAATTTGCGAAAAATTCACTCCTTGGACAATCCTTCCCCGACGACTGGTGTTCTGGTGGGGGAACTGGCCGGCAATGAAGTCAGTCCGCAGATTTACGCGTTGACAGGCTCAGGTCCGACGAGTGCGTTGCGAGTAACACGCCACGGTGCGTCCGTCACTGAGCTCGCAGTTAGTGAATTGCCCGGCGTACCGGGGGCTATTTTTACTATCGGTACTGGGAACACTGCAGGCGGCAAGAAATTAGACCAATTCATTGTTGTTAGCTTTGCTGATGCCACACTTGTCCTAAGTGTCGGTGAAACAGTCGAAGAAGTTGGTAAAGAATCTGGTTTCCTGACAAACTCTCCCACACTGGCCTGTTCGGCGCTAGGGAGCGACGGTGCCTTGTGCCAAGTGCATCCCGTCGGAGTCCGGCACATTCAAAATGGTCAGGCCAAACAGTGGCATTGTCCTGGTCTCAAACGCATCGAGTGTGCGAGCGCCAACGAGAGTCAAGTAATTGTCGCGTTAGCTGGTGGAGAAATTATCTACTTCGAATTGGATCCAATGAGTGGCAATCTGATGGAAAGCGCGACGAGAGAGATGGGAGCGGATGTCTGTTGTTTGGATGTAGGGACTATTCCGAAAGGTCGTAGTCGGAGTCTGTTCGCGGTGGTTGGCTGCCGCGATCAAACGGTCCGCGTAATTAGCTTGGAGCCggacaaaaccaaaattttgTCTCAACGCAGTAGTACCGCTTTGAAAGCCCGTCCTCATTCGGTTGCATTACAAATGATGAATGCAGGTGTAGCCAATAGCAATGCCAATGTCGATGATTTGACCCTCATTATTGGTTTAGACGATGGTAGCTCGTTGCGAGCGAGCATTGATCCAATCACGGGGTCGATTGGTACGAGTCCAACGCGTCGCTTTCTAGGCGCTCGCCCAGTAGCAGTATCGCGAATTTCGTTGGAGTCCAACCCGGCGACACTTCTGTTGTCGTCACGTCCTTGGATTACGCGCCGCGATGCTGCTTCTGGAAAACATATTATGGCACCGTTGTCGTACGCCCCCCTGGACCATGGCTGCTCCTTCAGTTCTGATGCCGTGAGCGAAGGGATTGTCGCGACCGCTGGGAAAACGCTTCGCATTTTGTCCATTGAGTCGTCAGGTATGGAAGGTGGCGATGACGAAGCCTTTAATACCAACAAGATTCCACTCCGCTACACCCCTCGTCAGATGACCCTCATGTCAGCGACTCCTTCGAACGCACAAGAACGCAAGGTCgttttggtcgttgttgaAAGTGATTGcaacgaatatg GGGAAAAAACAGGCGGCAAAGAGGACGATGCCATGGACGTAGACAGTGATgacgaaggaagaaaagaagaccTAAATCagggcgacgacgaagatgatgaagaagaaaaggcaatGAGACGAACCAGTATTCGTGGGCCCGTTCCGTCCAGTCCAGGACATTGGGGATCGTGTGTTAGGTTGCTCGATCCTTCGAACTCATGCACTACGCTTGATTGTATAGAAATGGGACGAAACGAAGCGGCACTATGCTGTGCGTCGGTCCGGTTTCACTCAAAAGGTGGTGAACCCTTGCTCGCTGTTGGAACTGTAACCGGAATGACTATGCACCCGTTGAAGCAGGATTCGAGTCACATCGTGATTTATCGTATCGTCAACGGAGACCGTTTTCAGCTTTTGCATCGAACTTCGGTGGACGACGGTCCTGTCCTTTCCCTGGCTCATTTTCAGGGCCGGCTTCTCGTCGGAATTGGAACGACTTTACGCCTCTACGAAATGGGCAAGCGCCAGCTTTTACGAAAAAGCGAACTACGCAATTTCCCAACGTTTGTCAAGACTGTCCAGACAGTCGGAGAGCGTGCCTACATCGGTGACATGATGCAATCCATTCAAATTGTTCGCTACGACGTGTCAGCAAACCGGCTGGTTCTGATTGCGAACGATGCTAGTCCTCGACCTATCGTCTGCCAAGAACTTCTTGATTGGAACACTGTCGCGGTCGGAGACAAATTCGGAAATATATCAGTAATGCGATTGCCACGAGGTGCGGACACTTCTGCTATTGATGTAACCGGGCAGCGCGCGCTCTGGGACTCGTCACGGGAAGACATGATCCCGAAGCTTGAGCTGCTGTGTCAGTATTACGTCGGAGAAGTGGTGACAAGCATGACTCGCTCTTCTTTGGTTGCAGGGGGTGCAGAATCTCTTATTTACGTGACAGTTTCGGGCCGTATTGGCGCGTTCGTTCCTTTCACGAATCGTAACGACGTTGatttttacagtcaattggAGTCTGAGCTTCGCGGGGACGCTTCCCGGCCGACGGGACGCGATCCTCAGTCGTATCGCTCATATTATGCTCCAATGATGCACGTGGTAGACGGTGATTTGTGCGATGCTTTCAACTCTCTGGGACCCGAAAAGCAGAACAAAATTGCCGAGAAACTAGATCGTACCGTTGGTGAAATCATGAAAAAGCTAGAAGATACACGTAACGCATTGCTTTAA
- a CDS encoding predicted protein: MGITREGRHKRRETGGRRAKFRKKRKFELGRPAAMTKIGEPRIHPVRCRGGNMKFRALRLDSGNFSWGTEVCTRKVRVLDVTYNASNNELVRTKTLVKGAIVLIDAHPFKNWYDSHYGVTIGLKKTGGEDRTQPSVDLTEKSTQVQKKLKSRQANRSLDSVLDHQFASGRLLAKITSRPGQTGRCDGYILEGAELAFYQKQMAKK, translated from the coding sequence ATGGGTATTACACGTGAGGGACGCCACAAGCGTCGCGAGACCGGAGGTCGCCGCGCCAAGTTCCGCAAGAAGCGCAAGTTCGAGTTGGGCCGTCCCGCCGCCATGACCAAGATTGGTGAACCACGCATTCATCCGGTCCGATGCCGCGGAGGTAACATGAAATTTCGGGCACTACGGTTGGACAGCGGTAACTTCTCTTGGGGAACCGAGGTTTGTACGCGCAAGGTCCGTGTGTTGGATGTCACTTACAACGCCTCGAATAACGAACTCGTCCGTACCAAGACGCTTGTCAAGGGCGCTATTGTGCTAATTGACGCCCATCCTTTCAAGAATTGGTATGATTCTCACTACGGCGTCACTATCGGTTTGAAGAAGACGGGTGGAGAGGATCGTACTCAACCTTCCGTCGATCTTACGGAGAAGTCAACCCAAGTGCAAAAGAAGCTCAAGTCTCGCCAAGCGAATCGCTCGCTTGACTCAGTTTTGGACCACCAGTTCGCATCAGGGCGCCTTTTGGCCAAGATTACCAGCCGACCGGGACAGACAGGACGTTGTGATGGATACATCTTGGAAGGCGCTGAACTTGCTTTttaccaaaagcaaatggCAAAGAAATAA
- a CDS encoding predicted protein: MPHLSKIFVLWLMAFAGRTFAFSKGLASNQQIPRSTFQRTPTRSALHCICVDCARVTNCAAYHFVETKHEQPHMTDNPTFTPRDGSPTIHVDVRTIRTDDDRQAEMDRMWREYKDEEQKAEANQQEGGKLRGEKVYDFTPVTTYEYDV, translated from the coding sequence ATGCCTCATCTAAGCAAGATTTTTGTGCTCTGGCTGATGGCTTTTGCAGGTCGCACATTCGCCTTTTCAAAAGGCCTCGCCAGTAATCAGCAAATCCCTAGGAGTACCTTTCAGAGGACACCAACTCGGTCGGCTTTGCATTGTATCTGTGTGGATTGCGCAAGAGTCACCAATTGCGCCGCCTACCATTTCGTCGAAACAAAGCATGAGCAGCCGCATATGACGGACAATCCGACTTTTACGCCTCGAGACGGCTCTCCTACAATTCACGTCGACGTCCGAACTATTCGCACAGACGATGACCGCCAGGCTGAGATGGATCGCATGTGGCGCGAATATAAGgatgaagaacaaaaagCCGAAGCGAATCAGCAAGAGGGGGGAAAGCTTCGGGGCGAGAAAGTCTACGATTTTACACCAGTGACTACCTACGAGTACGATGTG
- a CDS encoding predicted protein translates to MVGKEDVVVNSYEVVEEIGDNWPSGNMLQSVLAKEGIDFVEMEKDPLYWQVAARWSLLRMYGFPELPTGDHAYKKTSSGRTQLHLGDAEIDSIQNRWSSLSASQDDPKNDLLELLKTSKSNGRQLQWSVMDCAPGCQFNLHAHPNLELAYCAKGALHEIRMKGDPITKTFKKHPNKKCQLKGPTLTDLDRPWYFSTLSAGEWLVNEVGSIHKSFTATSGEGCILLVLWGGSHANILEGEEPSRVNVQDALNKMDDKLGSCEC, encoded by the coding sequence ATGGTAGGCAAAGAAGACGTGGTTGTCAATAGTTACGAGGTGGTGGAAGAAATTGGCGACAACTGGCCGTCCGGCAATATGCTTCAGAGCGTTCTTGCCAAGGAAGgaattgattttgttgagATGGAGAAGGATCCTTTGTATTGGCAGGTAGCAGCTCGTTGGAGTCTTCTTCGTATGTATGGCTTTCCGGAGTTACCCACCGGAGACCATGCATATAAAAAGACCAGCTCGGGTAGAACTCAACTGCATCTTGGAGATGCTGAAATCGACAGTATTCAAAATCGTTGGAGCAGTTTGTCGGCAAGCCAAGATGACCCCAAAAATGATTTGCTGGAACTGCTAAAGACCAGCAAGTCCAATGGCCGGCAGCTACAATGGTCAGTGATGGATTGCGCCCCTGGCTGCCAGTTCAACTTACACGCGCATCCCAATTTAGAGTTGGCATATTGTGCGAAGGGTGCATTACACGAAATTCGTATGAAAGGAGACCCAATCACAAAGACTTTCAAAAAgcatccaaacaaaaaatgtCAGCTGAAGGGACCTACTCTCACGGATCTCGATCGACCGTGGTACTTCTCGACCCTGTCTGCAGGGGAATGGCTCGTGAACGAAGTTGGAAGTATCCACAAATCCTTCACTGCAACATCCGGTGAGGGCTGTATTCTGCTGGTGCTTTGGGGAGGCTCACACGCCAATATTCTGGAAGGTGAAGAACCGAGCAGAGTCAATGTTCAAGACGCTCTAAACAAAATGGATGACAAGCTTGGTTCTTGCGAATGCAG